The region CCCATAGATGGTCCCGTCCTCCGTCTTCACGGTCGGCACCTTCATCTCCGGCACAAACTCCGCCGGCACATTCGAGCAGTCGTCTTTCCCCACCATAAAGCTAGGCGCAAACTGCGTCAGCAGCCTCTGCTCCAGCTCATCGCTCAACCCATCTTTGTCTGTATCCGGCTCAGCCGAAACCACATGCGCCGTTTGCTGCCCATGCAGCAAACCCGCCCCCAAAACCAACCCCAGAACCACCCGAGTCCAAATCATGCAACGTTAGATGCGTCAGCCAGCAGCCGCAACCTTGCGCCCGCCCCGGCTCACGATGCTCAACCGTTCCATCGACAGAATCTTCCTTGCCTGACCCTTGGCATGAGTCCCCCACGGCCCCACCGGGTCCAGCCGAACATAAGCCATCCAGTGCCGCAGCGCCCTCCGCTTCTCGCCCGACCGCTCATACGCCAGCGCCAGGTTGTAGTGCGCGTCCGCATAGCTGGGCACCAGCTCGATCGCCCGTCCGTACGCCTCGATCGCCTCATCCAGCCGCAACATCTCGTCCAACACGTTCCCCAGGTCGAAGAACGCCAGCGCATACTGCGAGTCTGCCTCGGTCGCCCGCCGGTACATCCGCTCCGCCCCGTCAAAGTCCTTGCGGTTGTAGAAGATCGTCCCCAGGTTGATGCACGCCGGCGCATGATCCGGCTTCAGTTCCAGCAGCGATTCATATACCCGCATCGCCTCGTTCACCGTCGCCGCATTCTCTTCAAGCTGTACCCCGCGCAGGAACATCTCCTGCACCTCCGCGCTCGCCTTGGCCCGGTACGCCGCAGACCCCGCCACCGGCGCCGCGTTCACAACCTTCAACTGCCCCTGCATCCCTTCAAAATCGAACGCCAGTTGTTGCGTCATCGGGTCCACCAGAGCCCCGCCATGCCGGAACGCCAGCCGCGAGCCATGCCGCACGGCACTCGTCTCCGTCAGCACATTCCGCATCCCCACAACCTTCTGCATCGCCTCCATGGAAGCCAGCATGCTCTTCGCGGAGACACGCCGAGCCCCGCCTGTCCGCATCTCGCGCAGCGCACGCAGTTGCGACAGGTGCTCGAACGAGTAAGCCCGTTCATTTTCAGGATGGCTGGCAATGAGCCCGGCGCGCTCCCATGCGGTGAGCTGGCGGGTCTTCAGGTGAAGAATTCGAAGCACGTCTTGACGGGTATATCGGGTCACAATGGGCTCTCGGTCCGCTCGTCGGCACGCTCTCACTTGGAGTATGCGTTGCGACCGTTAACCAATCAAGACCCACAAGCCAACCTTCCGTAAAAACAGGTGGATATCGTGTACCAAATATGGTTCAAATTCGCTTCAAAGAAGATGAGCCGCAGATACTGCACCTTCCAGCACCCCAACCTGCCGTTCCAGCCGCCGAATCTGCACATGCGGCAGATCCTCCGACTCCATTACCGGCCCGCTCGCACGCGCTGCCAGCCCACCCCCATCGCCTGAAGCAAGCCGCTGCCCCAGCCCTTCAAGCCGCACCGCCAGCGCCTCCAACCGAACCGCCGTATCCGCCTCCCCATGCGCCAGCCGCGCAAAGCTCAACAGGCTCTGCGTCAGCCGCCGCGTATAGGTCACGAAGGTCAGCTCATGCTGCCACCGCTCCTCACGCCGCTCTTCCATCTCCTCTGAAACCCCACGCCGGCTCAACGCCACAGGCTCCAGCAGGATTCGTTCCACGCACTCCTCCGCATCGTTTGAAGCAAGCCCGCAAGCCCTCCGGCGGCTAGCCACAAACTGCCTCGCCCCACGCTCGCCTGCCGTCCCACGCAGCGGCCACAAAGCCAGGATCGCCCGGGCATACGCCGCCTCCGCTGCACAGCAGTTCGCAAAGAACCGCCCCAGGTCCATCCGTTCCGTCTCCGGCCACAGCACCCGCATCGCACCCAGCGAGATCGCCACCCCCAGCAGCGTCAGCCCCACCCGAACCGCCGCAAAGTGCCAGTCATGCACCCGCGGCAGGCTCATCAGCACAAACGTCGGCGTCAGAAAGAAGCAGTACCACCCATAGTCCACCGCATAGAACGCACACGTCAGCACCGCAAACAGAACGATCACCGCAATCAACAGCGGAGGCCACTGCAGCGAGAGCGCCAGCAGCGCCGCCAGCAGCCCACCGGCCAGCGTCCCCCGCACCCGTTGCAGACTCCTCTGCATCGTGTGCGCCACATTCGGCTGCAGCACAATCAACGACGTCATCGCCAGCCAGAAACCATGATTCACATGCACCACCCGCATGATCACCGCATCGGCCGCACCCACCAGCGCCACGCGCAACGCATGCTTCATCATCACGCTGCGGAAGCTCCAGTTGGACCGCACCGCGTCCGCCCAGCCTCTGCCCGCCTCCGTCATCTGCTGCAGCTCAGATACCGCCGTCTCAGAGCCAATCCGTTCCACCCCGCTCCAGATCGCGTCCACTGCATCGACAGCCAGCAACAGCGTCTCCCGGCCATCTCTCCGCTCCGCCGCCAGGTGTTCAAAGATAGGCGAGCCCGCGGCCCTCGCCACGTCAGCCTCGCTCTCCGGAACCATCCGCCCAAGTTCATCCCCTTGCGGCCGCTTCACCAGCGCCTCAGCCACTCCCGCATAAGCCGCACCCATCCCCCGCGTCCACTCCCGAATCCGCTCACACTCCGCCCCGGACGCCAGTTCGAGCAGCTCCCCCGCCCGAATCGTCGAGGCAAAGAAGATATCCGCCAACTCCAGCAGCACGCTCAAATTCCTCGCCCGGATCGTCCGCACCGCGGACCGTGCCTTCGTTTGCTCCAGCGCCCGTCGCGCCGCCTCAATCTCCAGCCGTAGCCGCCGATGCTGCAGCACCATCGGAGTCCGCAGACCCACGGCCGCCTCAGCCCGAGCATCCTCCGCCACCATCCCAGCCAGCCCGCTCAGCGTCCGATAGCACTGCGCCACCGCCTGCCTCGCAGGTCGAAACGGGTCCAGCGGCCAGAAGAACAGACTCAAACTCGCGCCCCAAAGCCATCCGCAACAGAACAACAGAGCCGCGTTCCCCAGCGCATGAGCGCTCTGGTGATTCGGGCTCAGCATCGCAAAGTAGATCACCAGGATCAGCACACTCGTGCTCGCCACGTACTGGGACAGCGCCCGCGCAAACGTATACGCAAAGCACACCGCCAGCGTCATGGCCACCATGCTCGCCACATTGCCGCTCGCCAACGCACCCAGCACCAGTGAACATAGTCCGCCCACCAGCAACGTCGCAATCGTCTTCAACCTTGACCGGTAAGGCCCGCCATTATCCGCCAGCACCACGTAAAACGACCCCAGCGCGACCCAGCCCTCGGCCCGCCCCAGCAGGTGCGAGCCCACGATACTCACCCCCACCGCCAGCCCGCCGCGCAGCCCCCGCGACCACTGCAGCGACCGCAGCGAAACCGGAGCAGAACTCGGCCGCAAAAGCCTCATCCTCGCAGCCAGACTCCTCCACCCCATGGCACGCTCCAGCTACCAGCCTAGCCGAAAGCAGTCGGCATGGGTCGCAATCCGAAGATCAATTGATAGGTTTGAAACGGGCGACCTCTCTGAATCAACTCTTCCAGCTGCACTCTGAACAAAACTTCATCAACAGTTAACTCATCGCTCATTCCACGCGTTGATGCTCATCTGCGGTTGAGAGTCGCTACATTCCATGTCGCAGGCGA is a window of Granulicella tundricola MP5ACTX9 DNA encoding:
- a CDS encoding tetratricopeptide repeat protein — translated: MRACRRADREPIVTRYTRQDVLRILHLKTRQLTAWERAGLIASHPENERAYSFEHLSQLRALREMRTGGARRVSAKSMLASMEAMQKVVGMRNVLTETSAVRHGSRLAFRHGGALVDPMTQQLAFDFEGMQGQLKVVNAAPVAGSAAYRAKASAEVQEMFLRGVQLEENAATVNEAMRVYESLLELKPDHAPACINLGTIFYNRKDFDGAERMYRRATEADSQYALAFFDLGNVLDEMLRLDEAIEAYGRAIELVPSYADAHYNLALAYERSGEKRRALRHWMAYVRLDPVGPWGTHAKGQARKILSMERLSIVSRGGRKVAAAG
- a CDS encoding FUSC family protein, which translates into the protein MRLLRPSSAPVSLRSLQWSRGLRGGLAVGVSIVGSHLLGRAEGWVALGSFYVVLADNGGPYRSRLKTIATLLVGGLCSLVLGALASGNVASMVAMTLAVCFAYTFARALSQYVASTSVLILVIYFAMLSPNHQSAHALGNAALLFCCGWLWGASLSLFFWPLDPFRPARQAVAQCYRTLSGLAGMVAEDARAEAAVGLRTPMVLQHRRLRLEIEAARRALEQTKARSAVRTIRARNLSVLLELADIFFASTIRAGELLELASGAECERIREWTRGMGAAYAGVAEALVKRPQGDELGRMVPESEADVARAAGSPIFEHLAAERRDGRETLLLAVDAVDAIWSGVERIGSETAVSELQQMTEAGRGWADAVRSNWSFRSVMMKHALRVALVGAADAVIMRVVHVNHGFWLAMTSLIVLQPNVAHTMQRSLQRVRGTLAGGLLAALLALSLQWPPLLIAVIVLFAVLTCAFYAVDYGWYCFFLTPTFVLMSLPRVHDWHFAAVRVGLTLLGVAISLGAMRVLWPETERMDLGRFFANCCAAEAAYARAILALWPLRGTAGERGARQFVASRRRACGLASNDAEECVERILLEPVALSRRGVSEEMEERREERWQHELTFVTYTRRLTQSLLSFARLAHGEADTAVRLEALAVRLEGLGQRLASGDGGGLAARASGPVMESEDLPHVQIRRLERQVGVLEGAVSAAHLL